From the genome of Mycetocola spongiae, one region includes:
- the xylB gene encoding xylulokinase, translated as MPLVAGIDSSTQSCKIIIRDAATGAPIRQGRAGHPAGTEVDPEAWWEALGEAVRDAGGLRDVAAISVAGQQHGMVLLDSAGRVIRDALLWNDTRSAPAAADLVAEIGAEDYARRAGVVPVASFTATKLRWVRDNEPRHVPKIAAVALPHDWLTWRLRGYGPAGSSPLGPDLEQLRTDPSDASGTAYWSPGSGEYDLDLFYTALGRGAREAGGAGEGIVLPAVVPAGGRAGEGIDERLIGGEIGQEPSGIAPGVIVAGGAGDNAGAALGLGATGGDVVVSIGTSGTVFAVTESQPSDPSGTVAGFASASGEFLPLIATLNAARILDSIAGLLGVDHHELGELALTAEPAARGLVLQPYFEGERTPNLPEATATLFGMTLESTTRAGLARAAIEGLLCGLADGLDAVRAQGVQAERILIVGGAAQNPAVQAIAAQVFNVPVQIPTPGEYVADGAAIQAAWALGGTRPDWQPQIDATPTPDFRPEIRANYAARAAV; from the coding sequence ATGCCCCTCGTCGCCGGAATCGATTCGTCCACGCAGAGCTGCAAAATTATTATTCGTGACGCCGCCACCGGCGCCCCGATTCGCCAGGGCCGCGCGGGCCATCCCGCGGGCACCGAGGTGGATCCCGAGGCCTGGTGGGAGGCCCTCGGCGAGGCCGTGCGCGATGCCGGCGGCCTGCGCGATGTGGCCGCGATCTCCGTGGCCGGCCAGCAACACGGAATGGTGCTGCTGGACTCCGCGGGCCGCGTGATCCGTGATGCCCTGCTCTGGAACGATACCCGCAGCGCCCCCGCCGCCGCGGATCTGGTGGCCGAGATCGGCGCCGAGGACTATGCCCGCCGCGCCGGGGTGGTCCCCGTGGCCTCGTTCACCGCGACCAAGCTGCGCTGGGTTCGCGATAACGAGCCTCGGCATGTTCCGAAGATCGCCGCCGTGGCGCTGCCGCATGACTGGCTGACCTGGCGACTGCGCGGCTATGGCCCCGCCGGTTCCTCCCCGCTCGGACCCGATCTGGAGCAGCTGCGCACCGATCCCTCCGATGCCTCGGGCACCGCCTATTGGTCCCCCGGCAGCGGGGAATACGACCTGGACCTCTTTTATACCGCCCTCGGCCGGGGTGCGCGCGAGGCCGGCGGCGCGGGCGAGGGAATTGTGCTTCCCGCCGTGGTCCCCGCCGGGGGCCGCGCGGGCGAGGGCATCGACGAGCGCCTGATCGGCGGCGAGATCGGCCAGGAGCCGAGCGGCATCGCCCCGGGTGTGATCGTGGCCGGCGGCGCGGGTGATAACGCCGGTGCCGCGCTGGGCCTGGGCGCCACCGGCGGCGATGTGGTGGTCTCGATCGGCACCAGCGGAACCGTTTTTGCCGTGACCGAATCCCAGCCGAGCGATCCCAGCGGCACCGTCGCGGGCTTCGCCTCGGCCTCGGGCGAGTTTCTGCCGCTGATCGCCACGCTGAATGCCGCGCGCATCCTGGACTCGATTGCCGGGCTGCTGGGCGTGGATCATCACGAGCTGGGCGAACTGGCCCTGACTGCGGAGCCCGCGGCGCGCGGCCTCGTATTGCAGCCCTATTTTGAGGGCGAGCGCACCCCCAATCTCCCGGAGGCCACCGCGACGCTCTTTGGCATGACGCTGGAATCCACGACCCGCGCCGGGCTGGCCCGCGCCGCCATCGAGGGGCTGCTCTGTGGCCTCGCCGATGGCCTGGACGCCGTGCGGGCGCAGGGGGTCCAGGCGGAGCGCATCCTGATCGTGGGAGGCGCCGCGCAGAATCCGGCCGTGCAGGCCATCGCGGCCCAGGTATTTAACGTTCCCGTGCAGATCCCCACCCCGGGCGAATACGTGGCCGATGGCGCGGCGATTCAGGCGGCCTGGGCCCTGGGCGGCACCCGGCCCGATTGGCAGCCGCAGATCGACGCGACCCCGACCCCGGACTTCCGGCCCGAGATCCGCGCCAATTACGCGGCGCGCGCCGCGGTCTAG
- a CDS encoding Type 1 glutamine amidotransferase-like domain-containing protein has translation MKMLLLSRFIGAIPGFLDTRGLDSRAATRIAYIDDASKPLGNAPFIKRERLQLHELGYSLVPLTVGDGTATELASALDRVDAIYVAGGMADYLMATLRRVGADTVLIERVRAGLPYMGASAGAMIAGKSIKPAIALDGHTAGVSLEDLTGLGLIDAVILPHADGQLPPYPPEKIAAVARKFENTHGLTLLPDNAALLVENGKILRVESPENTSAPR, from the coding sequence ATGAAAATGCTTCTACTCTCGCGGTTCATCGGCGCTATTCCCGGGTTTTTAGATACACGCGGCCTCGATTCCCGGGCGGCCACGCGCATCGCCTATATCGATGATGCGTCCAAGCCCCTGGGCAACGCTCCGTTTATTAAACGCGAACGCCTCCAATTGCACGAGCTGGGCTACTCCCTCGTTCCGCTCACCGTTGGCGATGGCACCGCAACCGAACTCGCCTCCGCTCTTGATCGGGTTGACGCGATCTACGTTGCCGGCGGCATGGCGGACTACCTCATGGCAACCTTGCGACGGGTCGGTGCCGATACCGTCCTGATCGAACGGGTCAGGGCGGGGCTGCCCTATATGGGAGCCAGTGCCGGGGCAATGATCGCCGGAAAAAGCATTAAGCCGGCAATTGCACTCGACGGGCATACAGCCGGAGTCTCCCTAGAGGACCTCACCGGGCTTGGTCTCATCGACGCGGTGATTTTGCCCCACGCCGACGGGCAGCTGCCACCCTACCCTCCCGAAAAAATCGCCGCGGTGGCTCGTAAATTCGAGAATACGCACGGCCTAACGCTCCTGCCAGATAACGCAGCCCTGCTCGTCGAGAACGGAAAAATACTCCGCGTTGAGTCCCCTGAAAACACGTCGGCACCCCGCTAA
- a CDS encoding RCC1 domain-containing protein — protein sequence MVYPTREVSRRGSGRRGPLLSLGSIILAAIFGVFSGPLPALAAVAPDSGPTAGGTAISDLLPTSHRVVQTGGNLGTSVALTADGELYTWGSNIYGQLGNGSTEDSVEPVRVNFPEGVIITSVATGSMHSIATGSDGNLYAWGDNSAGQLGVGNTETVRTPQRVRAPEGITLTSVHATVVNSVALGSDGNVYSWGSNLYGQLGTGNTEGSSLPVAAQTPGDIRYSAVTAGRNFTIALGSDRLAYSWGQNQNGQLGSGNLLDSALPVAVVLPEDTTFTRIDAGNAFAIAQGANGITYSWGQNNSGQLGNGTNNRAEVPTRVSAPADSGMTVIQAGSEYVIALDAAGTVFGWGTNVYGQLGNGSVRGSSTPVPVSVPEGVVLTSLSANYYHVLALALAEDGSLYAWGRNGSGELGNGETTTSRLPVRVLWDETRIIAVDLGGEAATGPSQEGPRWTATTPAHACGPVDVTVSYSYFGLIRESIQPAGFTYGSAPQILTHPASATATEPGQEITLSAEATGDDAPTIAWEQRAPGASWATVPDAHGPTLLISPEETREYRAVFSNCLGTINSEPALITVPGEPSTPPGETASPNPGGTPGLTPGPTDPLAQTGAEGFSPWGLAALALIGVGAAALGLVRRRRA from the coding sequence ATGGTTTATCCAACGAGGGAAGTCTCCCGGCGCGGGAGCGGCCGCCGCGGCCCGCTGCTCTCCCTGGGGAGTATTATTCTGGCGGCCATCTTCGGCGTGTTTTCCGGGCCGCTGCCCGCGCTGGCCGCGGTGGCTCCCGATAGCGGGCCCACGGCCGGGGGCACCGCGATCAGCGATCTTTTGCCCACCTCGCACCGGGTGGTGCAGACCGGCGGTAACCTGGGCACCTCCGTGGCCCTCACCGCCGATGGTGAGCTCTATACCTGGGGCTCAAATATCTATGGGCAGCTCGGAAACGGTTCCACGGAGGACTCCGTGGAACCCGTGCGGGTGAATTTCCCCGAGGGCGTCATAATCACCTCCGTGGCCACCGGTTCCATGCACTCGATAGCCACCGGCTCCGATGGCAATCTCTATGCCTGGGGGGATAATAGCGCCGGGCAGCTGGGCGTGGGGAACACTGAAACCGTGCGCACCCCGCAGCGGGTGAGGGCCCCGGAGGGAATCACCCTGACGTCCGTGCATGCCACCGTGGTGAACTCGGTGGCCCTGGGCTCCGATGGCAACGTCTATTCCTGGGGATCCAATCTCTACGGCCAGCTCGGGACGGGCAATACCGAGGGATCCTCGCTTCCCGTCGCGGCCCAGACCCCCGGCGATATTCGGTATAGCGCGGTGACGGCGGGCCGAAACTTCACCATCGCGCTGGGCTCGGATCGGCTCGCCTATTCCTGGGGCCAGAATCAAAACGGGCAGCTGGGCAGCGGAAACCTGCTGGACTCCGCGCTTCCGGTCGCGGTGGTCCTGCCTGAGGACACCACGTTTACGCGGATCGATGCGGGCAACGCGTTTGCCATCGCCCAGGGGGCCAATGGCATCACCTATTCCTGGGGTCAAAATAACTCGGGCCAGCTGGGCAATGGCACCAATAACCGCGCGGAGGTCCCCACCCGGGTGAGCGCGCCGGCCGACTCCGGAATGACCGTAATTCAAGCCGGTTCCGAATACGTGATTGCCCTTGATGCCGCCGGAACCGTCTTCGGCTGGGGCACCAATGTATATGGCCAGCTGGGGAACGGATCCGTGCGGGGCTCCTCGACCCCGGTGCCCGTATCCGTGCCCGAGGGCGTGGTATTGACCTCGCTGAGCGCCAATTATTATCACGTGCTTGCGCTTGCGCTTGCGGAGGATGGTTCGCTCTATGCCTGGGGACGTAATGGATCCGGGGAGCTGGGAAACGGGGAAACCACCACGTCGCGGCTTCCGGTGCGCGTCCTCTGGGACGAGACGCGGATTATCGCGGTGGATCTCGGGGGAGAGGCGGCCACCGGGCCGAGCCAGGAGGGCCCCCGCTGGACGGCCACCACGCCCGCGCATGCGTGTGGCCCCGTGGATGTGACCGTGTCCTATAGCTATTTTGGGCTCATCCGGGAGAGCATTCAGCCCGCCGGGTTCACCTATGGGAGCGCCCCGCAAATCCTGACCCACCCCGCCTCGGCCACCGCGACGGAACCCGGGCAGGAGATCACGCTGAGCGCGGAGGCCACGGGTGATGACGCCCCGACCATCGCGTGGGAACAGCGCGCGCCCGGCGCCTCCTGGGCCACCGTGCCCGATGCCCACGGCCCCACGCTGCTTATCTCGCCCGAGGAAACCCGCGAGTATCGGGCGGTATTTAGCAATTGCCTGGGCACCATCAACTCCGAGCCGGCCCTGATCACCGTGCCGGGGGAACCCTCGACTCCGCCCGGCGAAACCGCCTCCCCGAATCCGGGCGGTACCCCGGGGCTGACCCCGGGCCCCACCGATCCGCTCGCCCAGACGGGGGCGGAGGGATTCTCCCCCTGGGGGCTGGCCGCGCTCGCGCTCATCGGGGTGGGGGCCGCCGCCCTGGGCCTGGTTCGCCGCCGCCGCGCCTAA
- a CDS encoding cystathionine gamma-synthase, producing MTHSEGFATRAIHAGQDFDPTTGAVIPPLYLTSTFVQESMGKLRGGYEYGRSGNPTRTALETQMAALDGARHAITFSSGLAAEDGFLRAVLRPGDHVVIGNDVYGGSYRLISKIFAPWGITHSVVDLGDAAAVAAAITPNTRILWIETPSNPLMAITDIAALAAVAHERNVLVLVDNTFATPALQQPLALGADVVAYSTTKYIGGHSDVIGGAIVLNDDALAEAVKFQQFAVGAISAPLEAWLTSRGIKTLPLRMRQHSINAQAIAEFLETRPEVERVYYPGLESHPGHELAKAQMSGFGGMLSVALHGGAEAAIAFAESTELFQLAESLGGVESLMNYPALMTHASVAGTELAVPDNVVRLSVGVEDVADLLADVERGLERMNARLAR from the coding sequence ATGACCCACTCCGAGGGCTTCGCCACCCGCGCCATCCACGCCGGCCAGGATTTTGATCCCACCACCGGCGCCGTGATCCCGCCCCTGTACCTCACCAGCACCTTTGTGCAGGAGAGCATGGGGAAACTCCGCGGCGGTTATGAATACGGCCGTTCCGGTAACCCCACGCGCACAGCCCTGGAGACCCAGATGGCCGCGCTGGACGGCGCAAGGCACGCCATCACGTTCTCCTCGGGCCTCGCGGCGGAGGACGGCTTCCTGCGCGCCGTGCTGCGCCCGGGCGATCACGTGGTGATCGGAAACGACGTCTACGGCGGCAGCTACCGCCTGATCTCCAAGATCTTCGCCCCCTGGGGCATCACCCACTCGGTGGTCGACCTGGGCGATGCCGCGGCCGTGGCCGCCGCGATCACCCCGAATACCAGGATCCTCTGGATCGAGACCCCGTCCAACCCGCTCATGGCGATCACCGATATTGCGGCACTGGCCGCGGTGGCCCACGAGCGCAACGTGCTGGTGCTGGTGGATAATACGTTTGCCACCCCGGCTCTGCAGCAGCCGCTCGCGCTGGGCGCCGATGTGGTGGCCTATTCCACGACCAAATATATCGGCGGCCACTCCGATGTGATCGGCGGGGCGATTGTCCTCAACGATGACGCGCTCGCCGAGGCCGTGAAGTTCCAGCAGTTTGCCGTGGGCGCGATCTCCGCGCCGCTTGAGGCCTGGCTCACCTCGCGCGGCATTAAGACGCTGCCGCTGCGCATGCGTCAGCACTCGATTAACGCGCAGGCCATCGCTGAGTTCCTGGAGACCCGCCCCGAGGTGGAGCGCGTGTACTATCCGGGGCTGGAATCGCACCCGGGACATGAGCTGGCCAAGGCGCAGATGAGCGGCTTTGGCGGCATGCTCTCGGTGGCGCTGCACGGCGGGGCCGAGGCGGCGATTGCCTTTGCCGAGAGCACCGAGCTTTTCCAGCTTGCCGAGTCGCTTGGCGGCGTGGAATCGCTCATGAACTATCCCGCGCTGATGACCCACGCCTCGGTGGCCGGCACCGAGCTGGCCGTGCCCGATAACGTGGTGCGCCTCTCGGTGGGAGTGGAGGACGTGGCCGATCTGCTCGCCGATGTGGAGCGCGGCCTCGAACGGATGAACGCGCGCCTGGCCCGCTAA
- a CDS encoding cystathionine beta-synthase — protein MKYAESVIDLIGNTPLVKLNRVTEGISATVLVKVEYLNPGGSVKDRIAVRMIDEAEKSGELAPGGTIVEPTSGNTGVGLALVAQQRGYRCIFVTPDKVGEEKRDVLRAYGAEVVVTPTSVSPDSPESYYSVSDRLVAEIPGAFKPNQFFNENGPLSHYGSTGPEIWRDTEGRVTHFVAGAGTGGTISGTARYLREVSGDAVRIIAADPLGSIYSGGSGRPYLVEGVGEDMWPGTYHADMVHDVVAVDDPESFEMTRRLAREEGLLVGGSSGMAVAAGLRVARDLGPEDVMVILLPDSGRGYLNKVFNEGWMHNHGYSAPAAGPTLAAILPGDGASLPRVHPEESVAQAIARLRELRVPALPVITSTGAPVLGEVWGAVSESALLAALLSGEVTAETAVGRGIGERLGTIGSGATPEEARDALAAGSPLLILTDGKPVSLLTPAALLGALNNDR, from the coding sequence ATGAAGTACGCAGAGTCGGTCATTGATCTGATCGGTAATACCCCGCTGGTGAAGCTCAACCGCGTGACCGAGGGCATCTCGGCCACCGTGCTGGTGAAGGTGGAATACCTCAACCCGGGCGGCTCGGTGAAGGACCGCATCGCGGTGCGCATGATCGATGAGGCCGAAAAATCCGGGGAGCTCGCCCCGGGCGGCACCATCGTGGAGCCCACAAGCGGCAATACCGGTGTGGGCCTGGCCCTCGTGGCCCAGCAGCGCGGCTATCGCTGCATTTTTGTCACCCCGGATAAGGTGGGCGAGGAAAAGCGCGATGTGCTGCGCGCCTATGGCGCCGAGGTCGTGGTGACCCCCACCTCCGTCTCCCCGGATTCCCCCGAGTCCTATTATTCGGTCTCCGATCGCCTCGTCGCCGAGATCCCCGGCGCATTTAAGCCCAATCAGTTCTTTAACGAAAACGGCCCCCTGAGCCACTACGGCTCCACGGGCCCGGAAATCTGGCGCGATACCGAGGGCCGGGTCACCCATTTTGTGGCCGGCGCGGGCACCGGCGGCACGATCTCCGGCACCGCGCGCTATCTGCGCGAGGTCTCCGGGGACGCCGTACGCATCATCGCCGCCGATCCGCTCGGCTCGATCTACTCGGGTGGCAGCGGCCGCCCCTATCTGGTGGAGGGCGTGGGTGAGGACATGTGGCCCGGCACGTATCACGCCGATATGGTGCACGATGTGGTGGCCGTGGACGATCCCGAATCCTTCGAGATGACCCGCCGCCTCGCCCGCGAGGAGGGGCTGCTCGTGGGCGGTTCCAGCGGAATGGCCGTCGCGGCCGGCCTGCGCGTGGCCCGCGATCTGGGCCCCGAGGATGTCATGGTGATCCTGCTTCCCGATTCCGGCCGCGGCTATCTGAATAAGGTCTTTAACGAGGGCTGGATGCACAACCACGGCTATTCCGCGCCCGCCGCGGGCCCCACCCTCGCCGCTATTCTGCCCGGAGACGGCGCGAGCCTGCCCCGCGTGCACCCCGAGGAGAGCGTGGCCCAGGCCATCGCCCGGCTGCGCGAGCTGCGCGTGCCCGCGCTTCCCGTGATCACCTCCACGGGCGCCCCCGTGCTGGGCGAGGTCTGGGGGGCCGTGAGCGAGAGCGCCCTGCTGGCCGCGCTGCTGAGCGGCGAGGTCACCGCCGAGACCGCGGTGGGCCGCGGGATCGGGGAGCGCCTGGGCACGATCGGCTCGGGGGCCACCCCGGAGGAGGCCCGGGACGCACTCGCCGCCGGATCGCCCCTGCTGATTCTCACCGACGGCAAGCCCGTCTCCCTGCTGACCCCCGCCGCGCTGCTCGGCGCCCTGAACAACGACCGTTAG
- a CDS encoding DUF3105 domain-containing protein, translated as MSTSPNKPSIKQQRAASREAKLVEYRRQQARAARNRKLAIGGGVLGGVAVVALIATTVILTPKPVTYATNSGKTVQGVATFTNDAAHTTATVNYEQTPPAGGPHDPVWLNCGVYTETQRSENAVHAQEHGAVWVTYDPALPEADIAAIRAKLPSTYVIMSPFPGLENPVTLSAWNAQLSLDKIDDPRFEEFFEAYWKSNAVPEPGSPCTGGITGPGAA; from the coding sequence GTGTCTACGTCCCCGAATAAGCCCTCCATTAAGCAGCAGCGCGCGGCCTCGCGCGAGGCCAAGCTGGTGGAGTATCGCCGCCAACAGGCCCGCGCCGCGCGCAACCGCAAGCTCGCAATCGGGGGCGGTGTGCTGGGTGGTGTTGCCGTCGTGGCGCTGATCGCTACCACCGTGATCCTCACCCCGAAGCCCGTGACCTATGCCACCAACTCGGGTAAAACCGTGCAGGGTGTGGCCACCTTCACCAATGATGCCGCGCATACCACCGCCACCGTGAACTATGAGCAGACGCCGCCCGCCGGCGGACCGCATGACCCGGTCTGGCTGAACTGCGGCGTGTATACCGAGACCCAGCGCAGCGAAAACGCCGTCCACGCCCAGGAGCACGGGGCCGTCTGGGTCACCTATGACCCCGCCCTGCCCGAGGCCGATATCGCCGCGATCCGCGCCAAGCTGCCCAGCACCTATGTGATCATGTCGCCGTTCCCGGGCCTCGAAAACCCCGTGACACTGAGCGCCTGGAACGCCCAGCTGAGCCTGGATAAGATCGACGACCCGCGCTTCGAGGAGTTCTTCGAGGCCTATTGGAAGTCCAATGCCGTCCCCGAGCCCGGTTCGCCGTGCACGGGAGGTATCACCGGACCGGGAGCGGCATAA
- a CDS encoding DUF305 domain-containing protein produces the protein MHGRYHRTGSGIISEQPEVLDPELSEAEQAAARQGRGRRAVLAWAVGGGALVIALIVVFSLGRLSTLGEPTPGNASAEAGFARDMQEHHDQGVELAMIVRDLTTDPAVRTLAYDIARTQGAQSGMMSGWLAVWGLPQAAPEPAMTWMMRPDNKGMAHDHSGRGAGNAAVTHRPGDPMPGLATPAQIAHLETLTGIEAEREFLELMIAHHRGAVEMADALLDRSTNGVATTLSRGIVSSQESEITLMTEMLAARS, from the coding sequence GTGCACGGGAGGTATCACCGGACCGGGAGCGGCATAATTTCCGAGCAGCCCGAGGTCCTGGATCCCGAACTGAGTGAGGCCGAGCAGGCCGCCGCCCGCCAGGGCCGCGGCCGCCGCGCGGTGCTGGCCTGGGCCGTGGGCGGCGGCGCCCTGGTCATCGCGCTGATCGTGGTGTTCTCCCTCGGTCGCCTCTCGACCCTGGGCGAGCCCACCCCCGGCAACGCCAGCGCCGAAGCGGGTTTTGCCCGGGATATGCAGGAGCATCACGATCAGGGGGTTGAGCTTGCGATGATCGTGCGCGACCTGACCACCGATCCCGCCGTGCGCACGCTCGCCTATGACATCGCCCGCACCCAGGGCGCCCAGTCCGGCATGATGAGCGGCTGGCTTGCGGTCTGGGGCCTGCCCCAGGCCGCCCCGGAACCGGCCATGACCTGGATGATGCGCCCCGATAATAAGGGAATGGCCCATGACCACTCGGGCCGCGGCGCGGGTAATGCCGCCGTGACCCACCGGCCGGGGGACCCGATGCCCGGCCTGGCCACCCCCGCGCAGATCGCCCACCTGGAGACCCTGACCGGGATCGAGGCCGAGCGCGAGTTCCTGGAGCTGATGATCGCGCATCACCGCGGGGCCGTGGAGATGGCCGATGCGCTGCTGGATCGCAGCACCAACGGCGTGGCCACGACCCTCTCGCGCGGAATCGTCTCCTCGCAGGAATCCGAGATCACGCTGATGACGGAGATGCTCGCGGCCCGCTCCTAG
- a CDS encoding ABC transporter ATP-binding protein, producing the protein MSMRGGGGRGGGRVSGGDESAQRAINAEAPKIPHLFRRIMGLFRPHKKKIIVTVALVLIGAALSVIPPLLVSQAFDVGLFPKTGGPNLPALTIIVSTMIAIFIVSTALGVWQTWLTATVGNTVMGELRVRLFSRLQDMELSFFTRTKTGVIQSRLQNDVGGVSSVLTNTISSVLGNTVTVLAALVAMLLLNVQLTFVALVLMPFLVIAQRRVGQVRAKIATKTQESLSDMTAITQETLSVSGVLLSKSFGRQEAEIDRYRAANRVQVGLQVRQQMSGQWFFAMVNIFLSSIPAIVYLVSGWLMTGGHMDISAGVIVAFTTVQSRLLFPLIAIMRVGLDLQTSGALFARIFEYLDLRPAISDRPEAIDVAQSPGPAGRIEFREVTFRYPDATERERPTLDAVSFTIEPGQFAAFVGPSGAGKTTVSYLIPRFYDATGGSVIFGGTDVKDLRHRSLVSEIGVVNQETYLFHATIAENLRYARPDAGMDELIRAAKAANIHETIIRFPEGYDTVVGERGYRLSGGEKQRVAIARVLLKDPPVLILDEATSALDTLSERIVQQALESASAGRTTVAIAHRLSTIVAADVIFVVEAGRIAEHGTHEELLARGGLYARLFAEQVQGPLG; encoded by the coding sequence ATGAGTATGCGTGGCGGCGGAGGCCGCGGGGGAGGCCGGGTCAGCGGCGGAGACGAGTCCGCCCAGCGGGCGATTAACGCCGAGGCCCCGAAGATTCCGCACCTGTTTCGGCGAATCATGGGGCTGTTCCGGCCGCATAAAAAGAAGATCATCGTCACCGTGGCACTGGTGCTGATCGGCGCCGCCCTCTCGGTGATCCCGCCCCTGCTGGTCTCGCAGGCCTTTGATGTGGGCCTGTTCCCCAAGACCGGCGGCCCCAATCTGCCCGCACTGACGATCATCGTCTCCACCATGATCGCGATTTTTATCGTCTCGACCGCGCTGGGCGTCTGGCAGACCTGGCTCACCGCGACCGTGGGTAATACCGTGATGGGCGAGCTGCGGGTGCGGCTATTTAGCCGGTTGCAGGACATGGAGCTGAGCTTTTTTACCCGCACCAAGACCGGCGTGATCCAGTCGCGCCTGCAAAACGACGTGGGCGGGGTCTCCTCGGTCCTGACCAATACCATCTCGAGTGTTCTCGGTAATACCGTGACCGTGCTGGCCGCGCTTGTGGCGATGCTGCTGCTGAACGTGCAGCTCACGTTTGTGGCCCTCGTGCTGATGCCGTTCCTCGTGATCGCGCAGCGCCGGGTGGGGCAGGTGCGCGCCAAGATCGCCACCAAAACCCAGGAATCGCTCTCCGATATGACCGCCATCACGCAGGAGACCCTGAGCGTCTCGGGTGTGCTGCTGTCCAAGAGCTTCGGCCGCCAGGAGGCCGAGATCGACCGCTATCGGGCGGCCAACCGGGTGCAGGTGGGCCTCCAGGTGCGCCAGCAGATGAGCGGCCAGTGGTTCTTCGCGATGGTGAATATCTTCCTCTCCTCGATCCCCGCGATCGTCTATCTGGTCTCCGGCTGGCTGATGACCGGCGGTCATATGGATATTTCCGCGGGCGTGATCGTGGCCTTCACCACGGTGCAGTCCCGGCTACTCTTCCCGCTGATCGCGATCATGCGGGTGGGCCTGGACCTGCAAACCTCGGGTGCCCTCTTTGCCCGGATCTTTGAATACCTGGATCTTCGGCCCGCGATCTCCGACCGCCCCGAGGCGATCGACGTGGCGCAGAGCCCCGGGCCCGCGGGCCGGATCGAGTTCCGCGAGGTCACCTTCCGCTATCCCGATGCCACCGAGCGGGAGCGCCCCACGCTGGACGCCGTGAGCTTCACGATTGAGCCCGGCCAATTTGCCGCCTTTGTGGGCCCGAGTGGCGCGGGAAAAACCACGGTGTCCTATCTGATTCCGCGCTTTTATGACGCCACCGGCGGAAGCGTGATCTTCGGCGGCACCGATGTGAAGGACCTGCGGCACCGCTCGCTCGTGAGCGAGATCGGTGTGGTCAACCAGGAGACGTATCTCTTCCACGCGACCATCGCCGAAAACCTGCGCTATGCGCGGCCGGACGCGGGCATGGACGAGCTGATCCGCGCGGCCAAGGCCGCGAATATTCACGAGACGATCATCCGCTTCCCCGAGGGCTATGACACCGTGGTGGGCGAGCGCGGCTATCGGCTCTCGGGCGGCGAGAAGCAGCGCGTGGCGATCGCGCGGGTGCTGCTTAAGGATCCGCCCGTGCTGATCCTCGACGAGGCCACAAGCGCGCTGGATACGCTCTCCGAGCGCATCGTGCAGCAGGCGCTGGAATCGGCCTCGGCCGGGCGCACCACCGTGGCCATCGCGCACCGCCTGTCCACGATCGTCGCGGCGGACGTGATCTTTGTGGTCGAGGCCGGGCGGATCGCTGAGCACGGCACCCACGAGGAACTGCTCGCGCGCGGCGGGCTTTATGCCCGGCTCTTTGCCGAGCAGGTGCAGGGCCCGCTCGGCTAG